A single region of the Leisingera thetidis genome encodes:
- a CDS encoding peroxidase family protein, protein MSNLQIGAARPDDGYSTHPDNPEWGATGTGLLNLAPSGLGPYGEMAGSDRPNPREISNILSKQDGETHNAACASDFLWIWGQFLDHDLSLTSAGTYTRADIPVPAGDPYFDPYGTGDAVIPFTRVDQQDGEYINEITTYIDASMIYGSDADTLYAMRDEGGKLKMTKDGYLYREGDGFLTGDVRAAENVALSSMHTIFTREHNRQVEKLAERDPSLTDDQLFDAARARVEALVQAVTYKEFLPILICDDALSTYQGYDPEVNPGISMEFSTAVFRLGHTLLSANLQLVAENGTRYDPLALRDAFFQPDLLGDSGMIEKIMRGAATQSSEAIDTLVVEDVRSFLFGPPGAGGLDLAALNIQRGRDLGIASYNDLREALGLDRARKFSDITSDADLAAKLKEAYGKTDLVDAWVGGLAEDAFGDGLLGETFTVVMVDQFTRLRDGDPFWSEGREGIPDKELKALWDTKLSDIILRNTDIDLLQKDVFAAMDRTIGTKGEDALKGGSGRDFMHGRDGADMLAGHAACDDMRGGKGNDTLEGNRGDDWMKGGAGHDFLDGGLGDDFIFGGSHWDHLAGRRGADEMAGGRGRDHLSGNKGNDSLNGGLHADTLAGGMGDDLLTGGAGGDCFLFRSRHIGDDTISDFELGLDWIKVTGPMRHRLQIEETDGGLKISDGAAWSVLLENISLEDWQKAGDSLL, encoded by the coding sequence ATGTCCAATTTGCAGATTGGGGCCGCACGGCCCGACGATGGCTATTCCACACATCCGGATAATCCAGAATGGGGCGCAACAGGCACAGGGCTGCTGAACTTGGCGCCAAGCGGGCTGGGGCCCTATGGCGAGATGGCCGGATCCGACCGGCCCAATCCGCGCGAAATTTCCAACATTCTGTCCAAACAGGACGGCGAAACGCATAACGCCGCCTGTGCATCGGATTTCCTGTGGATCTGGGGGCAGTTCCTGGACCACGACCTGTCGCTGACCAGCGCCGGGACATACACCCGGGCAGACATTCCGGTTCCGGCGGGGGACCCGTATTTCGACCCTTACGGAACCGGCGATGCCGTCATTCCTTTTACCCGGGTGGATCAGCAGGATGGCGAATACATCAATGAGATCACCACCTACATCGATGCTTCCATGATCTATGGCTCGGATGCGGATACCCTGTATGCCATGCGGGATGAGGGCGGCAAGCTCAAGATGACCAAGGACGGATACCTGTACCGGGAGGGGGACGGCTTCCTGACCGGGGATGTCCGCGCTGCAGAGAACGTGGCGCTGTCCTCAATGCACACGATTTTCACCCGCGAGCATAACCGTCAGGTCGAGAAGCTGGCGGAGCGGGATCCGTCGCTGACGGATGACCAGCTGTTCGATGCTGCCCGTGCAAGGGTTGAAGCGCTGGTGCAGGCCGTCACCTACAAGGAATTCCTGCCGATCCTGATCTGCGACGACGCGCTCAGCACCTATCAGGGCTATGACCCGGAGGTGAACCCCGGCATCTCGATGGAGTTCTCGACAGCGGTGTTCAGGCTCGGGCACACGCTGTTGTCCGCTAATCTGCAGCTGGTCGCTGAGAACGGAACCCGCTACGATCCGCTGGCGCTGAGGGATGCGTTCTTTCAGCCTGACCTGCTGGGCGATTCCGGCATGATCGAAAAGATAATGCGCGGCGCGGCCACCCAGTCATCCGAGGCCATCGACACACTGGTAGTGGAAGACGTGCGCTCCTTTCTGTTCGGCCCTCCCGGCGCCGGGGGGCTGGATCTGGCAGCTCTGAACATCCAGCGCGGGCGCGATCTGGGCATCGCCAGCTACAACGATCTGCGCGAGGCGCTTGGCCTGGACCGGGCCAGAAAATTCTCCGATATCACCTCGGACGCGGATCTCGCCGCCAAGCTCAAGGAGGCTTACGGCAAGACCGACCTCGTCGATGCCTGGGTTGGCGGACTGGCCGAAGACGCCTTTGGCGACGGGCTGCTGGGCGAAACTTTCACCGTCGTGATGGTGGATCAGTTCACCCGCCTGCGCGATGGGGATCCGTTCTGGAGCGAAGGCCGGGAGGGCATTCCGGACAAGGAGCTGAAGGCGTTGTGGGATACCAAACTTTCCGACATCATCCTGCGCAACACGGATATCGATCTTCTGCAAAAAGACGTCTTCGCGGCGATGGACAGGACCATCGGCACCAAGGGCGAAGACGCTCTCAAAGGCGGCAGCGGGCGTGATTTCATGCACGGCCGCGATGGTGCGGACATGCTGGCGGGCCATGCCGCCTGCGACGACATGCGGGGCGGGAAAGGCAACGACACCCTGGAAGGCAACCGGGGCGACGACTGGATGAAAGGCGGTGCCGGCCATGATTTCCTGGATGGCGGTCTGGGGGACGACTTCATTTTCGGAGGCAGCCACTGGGACCATCTCGCAGGCCGCAGAGGCGCAGACGAGATGGCTGGCGGGCGCGGACGGGACCACCTGAGCGGCAACAAGGGCAATGACAGCCTCAATGGCGGATTGCATGCCGACACGCTTGCCGGCGGCATGGGGGATGACCTTCTGACCGGCGGCGCGGGCGGCGACTGCTTCCTGTTCCGATCCCGGCACATCGGAGACGACACGATCAGCGATTTTGAGCTTGGCCTCGACTGGATCAAGGTGACCGGCCCGATGCGCCACAGGCTGCAAATCGAAGAAACGGATGGCGGGCTGAAAATCTCTGATGGCGCTGCGTGGTCTGTACTGCTGGAAAACATCAGCCTGGAGGACTGGCAGAAAGCCGGTGACAGCCTGCTTTGA
- a CDS encoding hybrid sensor histidine kinase/response regulator, which yields MNIKRSIVLPVLIISVAALFATLLVGGMAIYASSRKDAVLEASLEVTRRASSVSTGITAAEAYAQDVLAMTRLIPQDEVASRFQAHLREINRDLSALLKLPLPGPLRAEAEALNNALADWCKMAVVLLGIEPARDIPTLSALIMSSEAVTSQAGTVTDLAAVHAERAVAAANQVLSRIFVLGLSGTALLMAAALIFAMRKAHGISAAMQSAASKLRQLASREQSAPSQEADEIAAVFTALDTLETSLQEKKQIAERLLQEKARAEAATETKSRFLATMSHEIRTPINGVLGMAEVLNETNLTPEQKSCTGTILASSEALLRIVNDILDFSKLEAGKTQMLEQPFNLRDVIYDVATLMSPSATAKGVEICIDIPESTPAIYIGDSGRVRQILMNLVGNAVKFTLEGHISITLNYDPSHTIPMCIDVRDTGVGIPEDSVGQIFHAFEQVESTTARRFEGTGLGLAISSRLAQAMGGRIDVVSEIGKGSCFTVCLTLPVAAPAPFPSRPLAGMRVAVAADLAIARDVRLRQLAYWGAETIAPHSMSDLLERVEAMAARQQQPDLVLVETNLPLDQARDLCHSLHGLPGCRKLPVVFCAGSQVIPDYQALKDFTSLRVLMKPARNKLLLRTLQDALSTAPEPAAPAAPGGTDRSADRFSHLRLLVAEDNRTNQMVLKKMLEPSGIRMTICSNGQEAVDSFTAQRFDLVLMDMSMPVMDGLEATRRLRAWEHENGLRPCPILALTANVLSTDEAACRAAGMVGFLSKPVRKTQLLEQIAEWADGKDFSPEGSQARQA from the coding sequence ATGAACATCAAACGGTCCATTGTCCTGCCGGTCCTGATCATTTCGGTTGCGGCACTGTTCGCTACTCTGCTGGTCGGCGGCATGGCCATATATGCCTCCAGCCGCAAGGACGCTGTTCTGGAAGCCTCGCTGGAAGTGACCCGGCGCGCCAGCAGCGTCAGCACCGGCATCACTGCGGCTGAGGCATATGCACAGGACGTGCTCGCCATGACCCGGCTGATCCCTCAGGATGAAGTGGCCAGCCGGTTTCAGGCGCATCTACGGGAAATCAACCGGGATCTCAGCGCCTTGCTGAAACTGCCGCTGCCCGGTCCGCTGCGGGCCGAAGCCGAAGCGCTGAACAATGCGCTGGCTGATTGGTGCAAAATGGCGGTTGTGCTGCTGGGAATTGAACCCGCCCGGGACATTCCCACGCTCAGCGCGCTGATCATGAGCAGCGAGGCCGTCACGAGCCAGGCCGGTACAGTAACGGATCTGGCAGCGGTTCATGCGGAACGGGCTGTGGCGGCGGCGAACCAGGTACTGTCGCGCATTTTCGTGCTGGGGCTGTCGGGCACCGCACTGCTCATGGCCGCGGCGTTGATCTTTGCCATGCGCAAGGCACACGGCATCTCGGCGGCTATGCAGTCTGCGGCCTCCAAGCTGCGGCAGCTGGCCAGCCGGGAACAATCTGCCCCTTCGCAGGAAGCAGATGAGATTGCAGCCGTATTCACGGCGCTCGATACGCTGGAAACCAGCCTGCAGGAGAAAAAGCAGATCGCCGAGCGGCTGTTGCAGGAAAAAGCCCGGGCCGAGGCCGCCACAGAGACGAAATCCCGCTTCCTGGCAACGATGAGCCATGAAATCCGTACTCCGATCAACGGGGTTCTGGGGATGGCGGAGGTGCTGAACGAGACCAATCTGACACCCGAGCAAAAATCCTGCACCGGCACCATACTGGCCTCCTCCGAGGCGCTGCTGCGCATCGTCAACGATATTCTCGACTTCTCCAAGCTGGAAGCCGGCAAGACGCAGATGCTGGAGCAGCCCTTCAACCTGCGCGACGTGATCTACGACGTTGCCACGCTGATGTCGCCAAGCGCCACCGCCAAGGGAGTCGAGATTTGCATCGACATCCCGGAAAGCACACCCGCCATCTACATCGGCGACAGCGGCAGAGTGCGGCAGATCCTGATGAACCTGGTGGGCAACGCCGTCAAGTTCACTCTCGAAGGCCACATCAGCATCACTCTCAACTACGATCCCTCCCACACCATTCCGATGTGCATTGATGTCCGCGATACCGGTGTCGGCATCCCCGAGGACAGCGTCGGCCAGATCTTTCACGCATTCGAGCAGGTGGAAAGCACCACCGCCCGGCGCTTTGAAGGCACCGGGCTGGGGCTGGCAATTTCCTCACGCCTGGCCCAGGCCATGGGCGGACGGATCGATGTGGTGTCGGAAATCGGCAAGGGATCCTGTTTCACGGTCTGTCTGACGCTGCCGGTTGCCGCGCCGGCGCCATTCCCCTCCCGGCCGCTTGCCGGCATGCGGGTGGCGGTCGCAGCGGACCTGGCGATTGCCCGCGACGTGCGGCTGCGCCAATTGGCTTACTGGGGGGCCGAAACAATTGCTCCGCACAGCATGTCGGATCTGCTGGAACGGGTCGAAGCAATGGCCGCAAGGCAGCAGCAGCCGGATTTGGTTCTTGTGGAAACCAATCTGCCGCTGGATCAGGCCAGAGACCTGTGCCACAGCCTCCATGGCCTGCCGGGCTGCCGGAAGTTGCCGGTTGTTTTTTGCGCCGGCAGCCAGGTGATTCCGGACTACCAGGCGCTCAAGGATTTCACGTCGCTGCGCGTGCTGATGAAACCAGCCCGCAACAAGCTGCTGCTGCGGACGCTGCAGGACGCGCTCAGCACTGCCCCGGAGCCTGCTGCCCCTGCGGCTCCCGGCGGCACGGACCGGTCTGCAGACAGGTTCAGCCATCTGCGCCTGCTGGTTGCAGAGGACAACCGCACCAACCAGATGGTTCTGAAGAAAATGCTTGAACCGTCCGGCATCCGAATGACCATTTGCAGCAACGGGCAAGAGGCAGTGGACAGCTTTACCGCGCAGCGTTTTGACCTGGTGCTGATGGACATGTCGATGCCGGTGATGGACGGGCTTGAAGCGACCCGGCGGTTACGGGCCTGGGAGCATGAAAACGGTCTCCGGCCCTGCCCGATTCTGGCCTTGACTGCCAATGTGCTCAGCACCGATGAGGCGGCTTGCAGAGCAGCGGGGATGGTGGGCTTCCTATCCAAGCCCGTGCGCAAGACCCAACTGCTTGAACAGATTGCCGAATGGGCGGATGGCAAGGACTTCAGCCCAGAGGGCTCGCAGGCCAGGCAGGCCTGA
- a CDS encoding cytochrome-c peroxidase has translation MRWKAAAAAVVPLLFWTVQSLAQPAGLDAFLRPAAVPFPASAPYNREIATLGKMLFFDPRLSGGQNISCSSCHNPSFGWESPVPQTIGAANTPVRRHAPTILNAAWITPLFWDGRAGSLEEQAIGPITAPDEMNARFDDIAIRLSAVKEYKIWFERLFPGRGIRKETILTALATYERTIVSGVARFDRWVNGDGTAVPEAAKRGFALFTGRANCVSCHSGWMFTDNQLHDIGLLTSDPGAGGLAAQDPAMLYRFKTPGLRNIAMRAPYMHDGSLLSLPEVIRHYARGGSAKGARQADIEGFTVSEQEISDLIAFLETLTDNETNVPTPILPAN, from the coding sequence ATGCGGTGGAAAGCTGCTGCAGCCGCTGTGGTGCCGCTGCTTTTCTGGACCGTTCAGAGCCTGGCGCAACCCGCCGGGCTCGACGCGTTTTTGCGCCCGGCAGCCGTCCCGTTCCCGGCCTCCGCCCCCTACAACCGCGAGATAGCGACCCTTGGCAAGATGCTGTTTTTCGACCCGCGCCTCTCCGGCGGGCAAAACATCAGCTGTTCGAGCTGCCACAACCCCTCCTTTGGCTGGGAATCGCCGGTGCCCCAGACCATCGGTGCCGCCAATACGCCGGTGCGCCGCCATGCGCCGACCATCCTGAATGCGGCCTGGATTACCCCGTTGTTCTGGGACGGGCGGGCCGGCAGCCTGGAGGAACAGGCCATCGGTCCGATTACCGCCCCGGATGAAATGAACGCAAGGTTCGACGATATCGCCATCCGCCTGTCTGCGGTGAAGGAGTACAAGATCTGGTTCGAGCGGCTGTTTCCCGGCCGCGGCATCCGCAAGGAGACCATCCTGACGGCGCTCGCCACTTATGAGCGGACCATCGTCAGCGGCGTTGCCAGATTTGACCGCTGGGTGAACGGAGACGGGACCGCAGTGCCGGAGGCGGCCAAACGCGGCTTTGCGCTGTTCACTGGGCGGGCGAACTGCGTGTCCTGCCATTCCGGCTGGATGTTCACCGACAACCAGCTGCATGATATCGGGCTGCTCACCAGCGATCCGGGCGCCGGCGGCCTGGCGGCGCAGGATCCGGCCATGTTATACCGCTTCAAAACCCCGGGGCTGCGCAATATCGCCATGCGGGCCCCGTATATGCATGACGGTTCGCTGCTGTCGCTGCCGGAGGTCATCCGCCACTATGCGCGCGGCGGATCGGCCAAAGGCGCACGGCAGGCGGATATCGAAGGTTTCACCGTTTCCGAACAGGAGATTTCGGACCTGATCGCCTTTCTCGAAACACTCACGGACAATGAAACCAATGTGCCAACCCCCATCCTGCCGGCCAACTGA
- a CDS encoding NnrS family protein produces the protein MAARTDYSGPVLFSFGFRPFFLGACLFALAVIPAWLLIWQGKLEYRGPFVATDWHIHEMLFGYGAAVVAGFLFTAVPNWTGRMPARGWPLALLSGLWLLGRLAAAGWLGLPPLGVMVVDCAFLAAVIAMIAREIIAGENWRNLKVLVPVTLLGVANACFHIEAMTEGAADVSRRLGIAVLIFLIMLIGGRIIPSFTRNWLAKQGSEKRPVPFGKFDAVTLVSGAAALLAWTAAPWSAVSGALLLLAGLLHALRLARWCGLASLREPLLFMLHAAYAMIPAGLAAAGAVPFGLLAPAAAGHILGIGAIGGMTLAVMMRATMGHSGRPLVAGPLLATSFALVLGAAALRLAGSAELAAEWDGISVAAGLWTAGFALMLAKTGPWLVTRRLGPKKAGGKQEPGPEHAPAASVKPV, from the coding sequence ATGGCTGCGCGAACCGACTATTCTGGACCTGTTCTGTTCTCCTTCGGCTTCCGGCCGTTCTTTCTGGGGGCCTGCTTGTTTGCGCTTGCAGTGATCCCCGCCTGGCTGCTGATCTGGCAGGGCAAGCTGGAGTACCGCGGCCCGTTCGTGGCAACCGACTGGCATATCCACGAGATGCTCTTCGGCTATGGCGCCGCCGTTGTCGCCGGGTTCCTGTTCACCGCGGTGCCGAACTGGACCGGGCGGATGCCAGCGCGCGGCTGGCCTCTGGCGCTGCTGTCCGGGCTTTGGCTGCTGGGGCGGCTGGCTGCGGCGGGCTGGCTGGGGCTGCCGCCACTGGGAGTGATGGTGGTGGACTGCGCCTTTCTGGCCGCCGTCATCGCAATGATCGCGCGCGAAATCATCGCGGGCGAGAATTGGCGCAATCTCAAGGTCCTGGTTCCGGTCACCCTGCTGGGCGTGGCCAATGCCTGCTTCCACATTGAGGCGATGACCGAGGGGGCGGCGGATGTCTCGCGCCGCCTGGGCATTGCGGTGCTGATCTTCCTGATCATGCTGATCGGCGGCCGGATCATTCCCAGCTTCACCCGCAACTGGCTGGCCAAACAGGGGTCGGAAAAGCGGCCCGTGCCCTTTGGCAAGTTTGACGCCGTGACACTGGTGTCCGGCGCGGCGGCGCTGCTGGCCTGGACCGCGGCGCCCTGGTCTGCCGTCAGCGGCGCGCTGCTGCTGCTGGCCGGGCTGCTGCATGCCCTGCGGCTGGCGCGCTGGTGCGGGCTGGCCAGCCTTCGCGAACCGCTGCTGTTCATGCTGCATGCAGCGTATGCGATGATACCAGCCGGGCTCGCCGCCGCCGGGGCGGTCCCCTTTGGCCTGCTGGCCCCCGCCGCCGCAGGCCACATTCTGGGCATTGGCGCCATCGGCGGCATGACTTTGGCAGTGATGATGCGCGCCACCATGGGCCACAGCGGCCGTCCGCTGGTTGCAGGCCCATTGCTGGCCACGTCCTTTGCGCTGGTGCTGGGCGCTGCCGCGCTGCGCCTTGCGGGCAGCGCGGAACTGGCCGCGGAATGGGATGGGATCAGCGTTGCTGCGGGCCTTTGGACGGCAGGGTTTGCTCTCATGCTGGCCAAGACCGGTCCCTGGCTTGTCACGAGACGCCTTGGCCCCAAAAAAGCGGGTGGAAAACAGGAGCCTGGCCCCGAACATGCTCCTGCTGCATCGGTCAAACCCGTTTAG
- a CDS encoding Crp/Fnr family transcriptional regulator, giving the protein MSKLDESLLTGLPPFSRLERGQIREILDQALPKRYDEGNEIFHEGHDAERFHLLLDGYIRVVKTTEGGEQIIALHISPGQLFGIAPALNRDTYPATAIAASESLALSWPARLWPEFTARYEGFATESYSTLGQRLGEMQTRITELATQAVEQRVAAALLRMVTQSGRKVEEGIEIAFPVTRRNISEMTGTTLHTVSRLLSAWEKDGIVHSTRKHIVVTDPHRLVVLSGAQG; this is encoded by the coding sequence TTGTCCAAGCTCGACGAAAGCCTCCTGACCGGGCTGCCGCCCTTCAGCCGCCTGGAGCGCGGCCAGATCCGCGAAATCCTCGATCAGGCGCTGCCCAAGCGCTATGACGAGGGCAACGAAATCTTTCACGAAGGCCATGATGCCGAGCGGTTCCACCTGCTGCTGGACGGCTATATCCGGGTGGTGAAAACCACCGAGGGCGGCGAGCAGATCATCGCGCTGCATATTTCGCCGGGCCAGCTGTTCGGCATTGCGCCCGCGCTGAACCGCGACACTTACCCGGCGACCGCCATTGCCGCCTCGGAATCCCTGGCGCTGTCCTGGCCGGCGCGGCTGTGGCCGGAGTTCACCGCCAGGTACGAAGGGTTCGCCACCGAAAGCTACAGTACCCTGGGCCAGCGGCTGGGGGAGATGCAGACGCGGATCACCGAGCTGGCCACCCAGGCCGTGGAACAGCGGGTGGCGGCGGCGCTCTTGCGGATGGTGACCCAATCGGGCCGCAAGGTGGAGGAGGGGATCGAGATCGCCTTCCCGGTCACCCGCCGCAATATCTCGGAGATGACCGGCACCACACTGCACACGGTGAGCCGTCTGCTGTCAGCCTGGGAGAAAGACGGCATCGTGCATTCCACCCGCAAGCATATCGTGGTCACCGACCCGCACCGGCTGGTGGTGCTGAGCGGCGCGCAGGGGTAG
- a CDS encoding DUF982 domain-containing protein, producing the protein MTERTILIEISWGTPITIFLPSEGRTRKITTIEQAHFWLQRAWPVSDRSRDVALEKIDAVMDCLAPVGAARAAFLTAVGTAGFQADHRTAA; encoded by the coding sequence ATGACCGAAAGAACAATCTTGATAGAAATCTCTTGGGGCACCCCCATAACCATTTTCCTGCCCTCAGAGGGCCGGACACGAAAAATCACGACAATTGAACAAGCCCACTTCTGGCTGCAGAGAGCCTGGCCGGTTTCGGATCGCAGCAGAGACGTAGCGCTTGAGAAAATCGATGCGGTCATGGACTGTCTCGCCCCTGTCGGCGCCGCCCGCGCAGCTTTTCTCACGGCCGTCGGCACCGCAGGATTTCAAGCAGACCACCGCACGGCCGCGTAG
- a CDS encoding cold-shock protein — MANGTVKWFNSQKGFGFIAPEHGSQDIFVHISALERAGIQQLDDGQAVTFDIESGRDGRESATNLALA; from the coding sequence ATGGCCAATGGCACCGTGAAGTGGTTCAACTCTCAAAAAGGTTTTGGCTTTATCGCTCCCGAGCATGGATCACAGGACATTTTTGTCCACATTTCCGCTTTGGAACGCGCTGGCATCCAGCAGCTTGACGATGGCCAAGCTGTGACATTCGACATCGAGAGCGGCCGCGACGGGCGCGAGTCCGCAACCAACCTCGCACTTGCTTAA
- a CDS encoding c-type cytochrome, protein MSEILTKSRARNVFYGGSLFFVVVFVAMTAHSHRFIVNTSTAGMELTDEVRLGKHVWERHSCINCHTLHGEGAYFAPEVGNVMTRWGVLDDPEGAYEMLNGWMEAQPSGVEGRRQMPHFEITEEEMRGLAEFLRWADQTDTQNWPPNDAG, encoded by the coding sequence ATGTCAGAGATACTTACCAAGTCGCGGGCCAGGAACGTGTTCTACGGGGGCTCCTTGTTCTTCGTCGTCGTGTTCGTGGCCATGACCGCGCACAGCCACCGCTTCATCGTAAACACGTCCACCGCTGGCATGGAGCTGACCGACGAGGTGCGTCTGGGCAAGCACGTGTGGGAGCGCCACTCGTGCATCAACTGCCACACGCTGCACGGCGAGGGCGCCTATTTTGCCCCCGAAGTGGGCAACGTGATGACCCGCTGGGGCGTGCTGGACGACCCCGAGGGCGCTTATGAGATGCTGAACGGCTGGATGGAAGCCCAGCCTTCCGGCGTCGAAGGCCGCCGCCAGATGCCGCATTTCGAGATCACCGAAGAAGAAATGCGCGGCCTTGCCGAATTCCTGCGCTGGGCGGATCAGACCGATACCCAGAACTGGCCGCCGAACGACGCTGGCTGA
- a CDS encoding cbb3-type cytochrome c oxidase subunit I, producing MKYQSQKVAYAYFMVAMGLFAIQVFGGLLAGWIYVWPNTLSELLPFNIVRMLHTNALIVWLLLGFFGAAYYLIPEESERELFSVKLAYIQLAILVVGTLGAVGSYLVGIHGGREFLEQPLWVKFGILVAAVIFLVNISLTVLAGRKTAITNILLMGLWLLSLLWIFAFINPDNLSLDKMYWWFVVHLWVEATWELVMAAILGYLMLKLTGVDREVVEKWLYVIVALALFSGILGTGHHFLWIGTPGYWQWVGSIFSTLEVIPFFAMMSFAFIMVWKGRKNHPNKAALLWSLGASTVAFFGAGVWGFLHTLHGVNYYTHGTQITAAHGHLAFYGAYVAMNLAMFTYAMPQLRNRDPYNQVLNMASFWLMTGGMAFMTFVLTFAGTIQTHMQRIVGDYYMDVQDQLGLFYLMRLGSGAVVVLGALLFIYATVAVRREVIKPGPVAVPGE from the coding sequence ATGAAATACCAATCGCAAAAAGTGGCTTATGCCTATTTCATGGTGGCGATGGGCCTGTTTGCCATCCAGGTCTTTGGCGGGCTTCTGGCCGGCTGGATCTATGTCTGGCCCAACACGCTGAGCGAGCTTTTGCCGTTCAATATCGTGCGGATGCTGCACACCAACGCGCTGATCGTCTGGCTGCTGCTGGGCTTCTTCGGCGCCGCCTATTACCTGATCCCCGAGGAATCCGAGCGTGAGCTGTTTTCGGTCAAGCTGGCCTATATACAGCTGGCGATCCTGGTCGTCGGCACGCTGGGCGCGGTGGGCTCCTACCTCGTCGGCATCCACGGCGGGCGGGAGTTCCTGGAACAGCCGCTGTGGGTCAAGTTCGGCATTCTGGTCGCGGCGGTGATCTTCCTTGTGAACATCTCGCTGACGGTGCTGGCCGGGCGCAAGACCGCGATCACCAACATCCTGCTGATGGGCCTGTGGCTGCTGTCCCTGCTGTGGATATTCGCCTTCATCAACCCGGACAATCTCAGCTTGGACAAAATGTATTGGTGGTTTGTCGTCCACCTCTGGGTGGAAGCCACCTGGGAACTGGTGATGGCCGCCATCCTTGGCTACCTGATGCTGAAACTGACCGGTGTTGACCGCGAGGTGGTGGAGAAATGGCTCTATGTCATCGTCGCCCTGGCTCTGTTCTCCGGTATCCTGGGAACCGGCCACCACTTCCTCTGGATCGGCACGCCGGGGTACTGGCAGTGGGTCGGCTCGATCTTCTCGACGCTGGAAGTGATCCCCTTCTTCGCGATGATGAGCTTTGCCTTCATCATGGTCTGGAAAGGCCGCAAGAACCACCCGAACAAGGCCGCCCTGCTGTGGTCGCTGGGGGCATCGACCGTGGCCTTCTTCGGGGCCGGCGTCTGGGGCTTCCTGCACACGCTGCACGGGGTGAACTACTATACCCACGGCACCCAGATCACCGCCGCCCACGGGCACCTCGCCTTCTACGGCGCCTATGTGGCGATGAACCTGGCGATGTTCACCTATGCCATGCCGCAGCTCCGGAACCGCGATCCCTATAACCAAGTGCTGAACATGGCGTCCTTCTGGCTGATGACCGGCGGCATGGCCTTCATGACCTTCGTGCTGACCTTTGCCGGCACCATCCAGACCCACATGCAGCGCATCGTCGGCGACTACTACATGGATGTGCAGGACCAGCTGGGACTGTTCTACCTGATGCGCCTCGGCTCCGGCGCGGTGGTGGTCCTGGGCGCGCTCTTGTTCATCTACGCAACCGTCGCGGTCCGCCGCGAAGTCATCAAACCCGGCCCCGTGGCCGTACCGGGAGAGTAA
- a CDS encoding CbbQ/NirQ/NorQ/GpvN family protein, whose amino-acid sequence MNAMNMPSVPFYRPAGDECTVFEMAQANGLPLLLKGPTGCGKTRFVEHMAARLGLPLHTVACHDDLSAADLIGRYLLKGGETVWVDGPLTRAVREGGICYLDEVVEARKDVAVVLHPLTDDRRRLVIDRTGEELAAPKPFMLVASYNPGYQNILKKLKPSTRQRFLSIGFDFPEASAETAVVAAESGLDEDRSAALVRLAGHIRKLSGMDLEEGVSTRLLIYAATLIAKGMGVERAVEAAIIEPLSDESDVSQALRDLAASVYG is encoded by the coding sequence ATGAACGCGATGAATATGCCTTCCGTTCCCTTCTACCGTCCCGCAGGCGATGAATGCACCGTCTTCGAGATGGCCCAAGCCAACGGTCTGCCCCTTCTTCTGAAGGGGCCCACCGGCTGCGGCAAGACGCGGTTCGTGGAACATATGGCAGCCCGGCTCGGGCTGCCCCTCCACACCGTGGCCTGCCATGACGACCTGTCGGCCGCCGATCTGATCGGCCGCTATCTCTTGAAGGGCGGCGAAACGGTCTGGGTCGACGGCCCGCTGACCCGCGCCGTGCGCGAGGGCGGCATCTGCTACCTGGATGAGGTGGTCGAAGCGAGGAAGGACGTGGCCGTGGTGCTGCACCCGCTGACCGACGACCGCCGCCGCCTGGTGATCGACCGCACCGGCGAGGAGCTGGCCGCGCCCAAGCCCTTCATGCTGGTAGCCAGCTACAACCCCGGCTACCAGAACATCCTGAAAAAGCTGAAGCCGTCGACCCGGCAGCGCTTCCTGTCGATCGGTTTCGACTTCCCGGAGGCCTCTGCCGAGACCGCGGTGGTTGCCGCCGAGAGCGGGCTGGACGAGGACCGATCCGCCGCGCTGGTGCGGCTGGCGGGCCATATCCGCAAGCTCTCCGGCATGGATCTTGAGGAAGGCGTCTCCACTCGCCTGCTGATCTATGCCGCCACGCTGATTGCCAAGGGCATGGGCGTGGAGCGCGCGGTGGAGGCCGCCATCATCGAACCTCTCAGCGACGAGAGTGACGTGAGCCAAGCGCTGCGCGACCTTGCCGCCAGCGTCTACGGGTGA